Proteins encoded in a region of the Falco rusticolus isolate bFalRus1 chromosome 10, bFalRus1.pri, whole genome shotgun sequence genome:
- the SDC4 gene encoding syndecan-4 isoform X2: MGGAAALRRAAARQVRETETMDARWLGYAASGDLPDDEDIGEFRPHLTSDELDIDEASGSGDYSDSEDAVYLTTIDTPVVSDNYIPGDTGRKIEGEKKNTMVDNEIIPDKAVPVEENLSNKISMASTANSSIFERTEVLTALIGGGAVGLLFAVFLILLLVYRMKKKDEGSYDLGKKPIYKKAPTNEFYA; this comes from the exons ATGGGGGGTGCCGCTGCCCTCCGCCgcgctgctgccaggcag GTGAGAGAAACAGAGACCATGGATGCCCGATGGCTTGGCTATGCTGCCTCTGGAGACTTGCCAGATGATGAAGACATTGGCGAGTTCAGGCCTCACTTAACTTCGGATGAGTTAGATATAGATGAGGCATCTGGGTCTGGAG ACTACTCAGACTCCGAAGATGCCGTATATCTGACCACCATAGATACTCCTGTG GTATCTGACAACTATATCCCTGGAGATACTGGGAGAAAGATAGaaggtgagaagaaaaacacaatgGTGGACAATGAAATCATTCCAGACAAAGCTGTACCTGTCGAAGAGAACCTGTCCAACAAGATCTCCATGGCAAGCACAGCCAACAGCAGCATCTTTGAAAGAACAGAAGTCCTAACAG ctcTCATTGGAGGAGGGGCAGTGGGCCTCCTGTTTGCTGTCTTCCTGATCCTCCTCTTAGTCTATCGCATGAAGAAAAAGGACGAAGGCAGTTACGACCTTGGGAAGAAACCGATCTACAAGAAAGCCCCTACAAATGAGTTCTATGCTTAA
- the SDC4 gene encoding syndecan-4 isoform X1, with amino-acid sequence MPLPRVPPLLCAALLLGAALLLGLLLPAAAESVRETETMDARWLGYAASGDLPDDEDIGEFRPHLTSDELDIDEASGSGDYSDSEDAVYLTTIDTPVVSDNYIPGDTGRKIEGEKKNTMVDNEIIPDKAVPVEENLSNKISMASTANSSIFERTEVLTALIGGGAVGLLFAVFLILLLVYRMKKKDEGSYDLGKKPIYKKAPTNEFYA; translated from the exons ATGCCGCTGCCCCGCGTCCCGCCGCTGCTCTGCGCCGCCCTGCTGCTCGGCGCCGCCCTGCTGCTcggcctcctcctgccagccgCCGCCGAGTCG GTGAGAGAAACAGAGACCATGGATGCCCGATGGCTTGGCTATGCTGCCTCTGGAGACTTGCCAGATGATGAAGACATTGGCGAGTTCAGGCCTCACTTAACTTCGGATGAGTTAGATATAGATGAGGCATCTGGGTCTGGAG ACTACTCAGACTCCGAAGATGCCGTATATCTGACCACCATAGATACTCCTGTG GTATCTGACAACTATATCCCTGGAGATACTGGGAGAAAGATAGaaggtgagaagaaaaacacaatgGTGGACAATGAAATCATTCCAGACAAAGCTGTACCTGTCGAAGAGAACCTGTCCAACAAGATCTCCATGGCAAGCACAGCCAACAGCAGCATCTTTGAAAGAACAGAAGTCCTAACAG ctcTCATTGGAGGAGGGGCAGTGGGCCTCCTGTTTGCTGTCTTCCTGATCCTCCTCTTAGTCTATCGCATGAAGAAAAAGGACGAAGGCAGTTACGACCTTGGGAAGAAACCGATCTACAAGAAAGCCCCTACAAATGAGTTCTATGCTTAA
- the SDC4 gene encoding syndecan-4 isoform X3, with the protein MNLEVRETETMDARWLGYAASGDLPDDEDIGEFRPHLTSDELDIDEASGSGDYSDSEDAVYLTTIDTPVVSDNYIPGDTGRKIEGEKKNTMVDNEIIPDKAVPVEENLSNKISMASTANSSIFERTEVLTALIGGGAVGLLFAVFLILLLVYRMKKKDEGSYDLGKKPIYKKAPTNEFYA; encoded by the exons ATGAACCTAGAG GTGAGAGAAACAGAGACCATGGATGCCCGATGGCTTGGCTATGCTGCCTCTGGAGACTTGCCAGATGATGAAGACATTGGCGAGTTCAGGCCTCACTTAACTTCGGATGAGTTAGATATAGATGAGGCATCTGGGTCTGGAG ACTACTCAGACTCCGAAGATGCCGTATATCTGACCACCATAGATACTCCTGTG GTATCTGACAACTATATCCCTGGAGATACTGGGAGAAAGATAGaaggtgagaagaaaaacacaatgGTGGACAATGAAATCATTCCAGACAAAGCTGTACCTGTCGAAGAGAACCTGTCCAACAAGATCTCCATGGCAAGCACAGCCAACAGCAGCATCTTTGAAAGAACAGAAGTCCTAACAG ctcTCATTGGAGGAGGGGCAGTGGGCCTCCTGTTTGCTGTCTTCCTGATCCTCCTCTTAGTCTATCGCATGAAGAAAAAGGACGAAGGCAGTTACGACCTTGGGAAGAAACCGATCTACAAGAAAGCCCCTACAAATGAGTTCTATGCTTAA
- the SYS1 gene encoding protein SYS1 homolog: protein MAAQFRSYVWDPALIVAQMVLLQAGYYSSLGLWLALLGTLGSTGPSLHQVFSDEILGFSTPPGRLSMMAFILNALTCALGLLYFIRRGKQCLDFTVTVHFFHLLGCWIYNSHFPSTLTWWLVHIVCTALMAAIGEYLCMRIELREIPLNSAPKSNV, encoded by the exons ATGGCGGCGCAGTTCCGCAGCTACGTGTGGGATCCGGCGCTGATCGTGGCGCAgatggtgctgctgcaggcgGGCTACTACAGCTCGCTCGGGCTCTGGCTCGCCCTCCTCGGCACCCTGGGCAGCACCGGGCCCTCCCTCCACCAGGTCTTCAGCGACGAG ATTTTAGGCTTCTCAACCCCACCGGGGAGGCTCTCCATGATGGCTTTCATCCTCAATGCGCTCACCTG TGCTCTGGGCTTGCTATACTTCATCCGCCGAGGAAAGCAGTGCCTGGATTTCACAGTCACAGTTCACTTCTTCCACCTTTTGGGCTGCTGGATTTATAATTCGCACTTTCCCTCCACCCTGACGTGGTGGCTGGTGCACATTGTGTGCACTGCGCTGATGGCTGCAATCGGGGAGTACCTCTGCATGAGGATAGAACTCAGAGAAATCCCCCTCAATTCTGCCCCCAAATCCAACGTATAG